A region of Schistosoma mansoni strain Puerto Rico chromosome 1, complete genome DNA encodes the following proteins:
- a CDS encoding putative sarm1, with the protein MNSQSTSSKHDELREHIFDYSNYFSTEDENSNWKRSTSDASFFLDGKLPIDECDTSGNVSEQARVYWNLPEAVEASVTPSCGLDRSQRSYEVRKLEKVSTGSATSRVQVHRVHFQEHNLTPIMRKDGTNRSQSTSFTPFQNIDSARLLRQFQDQQQQKDYNLDSTRLLSVQHRSKSDTNQSISSSSKFVLRTADHQSDLTNSDAIIMGNTAVKKEYSKESTTSSLSSVLNNRLDTFINHTSDNVDNKIFNDINPKSNHNFQVIEQKMKSEMEKLRHISSSPFTVSSSSSLSTIVQPLDNIDNIITTMPTILQDNNSVLVRNEKDMNRLNEEYKTIVNCEYWLNKARQACENQADLNVLTADLIKPDGLLETIASRLIKPIESTSEAPTIDLTQNIHEQYSHNDDLKTSEIFTESTDNVDGKPVKLLSSTSSDLNLPKVNQYNEANRRVVIGSARLLGQILSENHLLEILDKKLVSQKHSNFSPKDEFDKVDKLIIQKQECSPYNTSPTYDNDYEKSIDTNGTTKLSSPTTISSTQNSLLYNDKLPSYGHITSLLKNIIGKCWEYREDVDIYREYLGILEPLLKHTETMCDTVVENGGLRSLIYACRSSDLPSLRHAAVCLMSLALFGGSGSHSEMMRQHAIEWLFCLAFHQDEVIRYFACLTSAVLSTNPELTAAVNASCTLDLVMPFVRSHSPIEFARQQLVAAFQHTCKNSASYTSESQTSFTNNQSDTTKYCCENRYTGGTADWLKRLIPVMFSKQFEPRVLVAFHFAVEATLKSDMKCSQVFYESDIVEILRNVVCSSTFLESKFAAMALHILGEDIPCRLPAQVPLWDYAEVECWLTRRGFEDLASKFSKLRVDGDLLLRLDEFKLEKDLGLENGITRSRLLRELCSLKINADYSAVDPTGISAWLREATRITALNNTNTPRNPMTSDYVVIKDDFQWTMASTNASEYTSKYCYTHDLSCLNQSFDLLQYTYNFISAGVHCPFLPYLSDKMLLEDCHIKNGIHRKRILEAIQSSISIHNQLRLTDNDSKLNASSKPNKYIDIFISYRRSTGSQLASLLKVHFHLRGYRVFLDIDRLTAGKFHESLLHSIRSSYNFVLVLTPRALDRCLNDIHCTDWIHKEVVCALESGCNIIPITDNFTWPLAESLPEDLRSITTYNAVNWIHDYQEACIDKVEKFMIKPITSTPLPCSQIKPFEK; encoded by the exons ATGAACTCACAGAGTACTTCGTCGAAACATGATGAACTTCGTGAACACATTTTTGATTACTCCAATTACTTTTCTACTGAAGATGAGAACTCTAACTGGAAGCGTTCAACTAGTGATGCGAGCTTTTTTCTTGACGGAAAGCTTCCCATCGACGAGTG CGACACATCGGGAAATGTTTCAGAACAAGCACGAGTTTATTGGAACTTACCAGAAGCTGTGGAAGCCTCCGTAACACCTAGCTGTGGGTTAGACAGATCACAACGAAGCTATGAAGTACGAAAATTAGAAAAGGTGTCAACTGGATCTG CAACATCACGTGTACAGGTGCATCGCGTTCATTTTCAAGAGCATAACTTAACACCAATCATGAGAAAAGATGGAACAAATCGTTCACAGTCTACATCATTTACACCATTTCAAAATATAGACAGTGCACGTTTACTGAGACAATTTCAAGATCAGCAGCAACAAAAAGACTATAATCTTGATTCAACTCGATTATTATCCGTTCAGCATCGTTCAAAATCCGATACAAATCAGTCAATATCATCAAGTTCTAAATTTGTTTTAAGGACTGCTGATCATCAATCTGATCTGACAAATAGTGACGCAATTATTATGGGTAATACAGCTGTTAAAAAAGAATATAGTAAAGAATCAAcgacatcatcattatcaagtGTTCTTAATAATAGACTTGATACATTTATCAATCATACTAGTGATAatgttgataataaaatttttaatgaTATTAATCCTAAAAGTAATCACAATTTTCAAGTGATTGAACAAAAAATGAAATCAGAAATGGAGAAACTAAGACATATTTCGTCGTCACCCTTCActgtttcatcatcatcatcgctATCGACCATCGTACAGCCGTTAGACAATATTGATAATATTATAACAACAATGCCTACAATACTACAAGACAACAATTCCGTACTTGTACGAAACGAAAAAGATATGAATCGTTTAAATGAAGAATATAAG ACCATAGTTAACTGTGAATATTGGTTAAATAAAGCACGTCAGGCATGTGAAAATCAAGCTGATTTGAACGTTTTAACTGCCGATCTTATAAAACCTGATGGTCTTTTAGAAACAATTGCATCAAGACTTATCAAACCTATTGAGTCTACTTCGGAAGCACCTACTATTGATCTTACTCAGAATATCCATGAGCAATATTCTCATAACGATGATCTAAAAACAAGTGAAATATTCACAGAATCTACAGATAATGTAGATGGAAAACCTGTAAAATTGCTTTCCAGTACATCATCAGACTTAAATCTTCCAAAGGTCAATCAGTATAATGAAGCTAACAGACGAGTTGTTATCGGTTCAGCACGACTACTGGGTCAG attttgtCAGAAAATCATTTGCTCGAAATACTAGATAAGAAATTAGTTTCACAAAAGCATTCTAATTTTTCGCCTAAAGATGAGTTTGACAAAGTAGATAAGTTGATCATTCAGAAACAGGAATGTTCTCCTTATAACACTTCACCAACCTATGATAATGATTATGAAAAATCAATTGACACGAATGGTACCACAAAATTATCATCTCCCACAACCATATCATCAACGCAAAATTCTCTACTCTACAATGATAAGTTACCATCATATGGGCATATAACTAGTTTACTCAAGAATATTATCGGGAAATGTTGGGAATACCGTGAAGATGTAGATATCTATCGTGAATATTTGGGAATCTTAGAAC CTTTATTAAAGCATACAGAAACAATGTGTGATACAGTAGTTGAAAATGGTGGTCTTCGTAGTTTAATTTATGCTTGTCGTTCAAGTGATCTACCATCTTTACGTCATGCAGCTGTCTGTCTAATGAGCTTAGCTCTATTCGGTGGGAGTGGAAGTCATAGTGAAATGATGCGCCAACATGCAATTGAATGGTTATTTTGTTTAGCGTTTCATCAAGATGAAGTAATTAGATATTTTGCATGTTTAACTAGTGCTGTACTATCTACTAATCC CGAATTGACCGCTGCAGTAAATGCTTCTTGTACACTCGACCTAGTGATGCCTTTTGTACGTTCACATTCACCAATAGAATTCGCTCGTCAACAGTTAGTTGCTGCTTTTCAACACACTTGTAAGAATAGCGCATCCTATACTTCAGAGTCACAGACATCTTTTACAAACAATCAGTCGGACACTACAAAATATTGCTGCGAAAATCGGTATACAGGGGGGACAGCCGATTGGTTAAAACGTTTAATCCCAGTTATGTTCAGTAAACAATTTGAACCACGTGTTTTGGTTGCTTTTCATTTTGCGGTTGAAGCTACACTAAAATCTGATATGAAATGCAGTCAG GTTTTTTACGAATCGGATATCGTAGAAATATTGCGTAATGTTGTCTGCAGTTCAACTTTTCTTGAGTCGAAATTTGCAGCAATGGCTCTACATATTTTAGGTGAGGACATCCCTTGTAGATTACCAGCCCAAGTACCGTTATGGGATTATGCTGAAGTTGAATGCTGGTTGACTCGA AGAGGATTTGAAGATTTGGCTAGTAAATTTTCAAAGCTACGTGTTGATGGCGATTTATTACTTAGACTAGATGAATTCAAATTAGAGAAGGATTTAGGACTTGAAAATGGAATCACGAGATCTAG aTTATTACGTGAATTATGCTCTTTGAAGATTAATGCTGATTATTCAGCTGTTGATCCAACTGGAATTTCCGCTTGGCTACGTGAAGCTACGCGTATCACTGCTTTAAATAATACTAATACACCAAGAAATCCAATGACATCAGATTATGTTGTAATTAAAGACGATTTTCAATGGACAATGGCTTCTACTAACGCATCAGAATATACCTCGAAATACTGTTATACACATGATTTATCCTGTTTAAATCAATCATTTGATCTTCttcaatatacatataattttatttcagCCGGTGTGCATTGTCCTTTCTTACCTTATTTATCAGATAAAATGCTTTTAGAAGATTGTCACATTAAAAATGGGATACATCGTAAAAGAATTTTAGAAGCAATACAAT CTTCCATATCTATACACAATCAGTTACGTCTTACAGATAATGATTCCAAACTAAACGCTTCAAGTAAACCAAACAaatatattgatatatttatttcttaCCGTCGTTCTACTGGTTCTCAATTGGCGAGTTTATTAAAAGTTCATTTTCATTTACGTGGCTATCGAGTATTTTTAGATATTGATCGTTTAACTGCTGGAAAATTTCATGAATCACTACTTCATTCTATTAGATCATCATATAATTTTGTCCTTGTTTTAACACCAAGAGCATTAGATAGATGTCTAAATGATATACATTGTACAGATTGGATACATAAA GAAGTTGTATGTGCCTTGGAAAGTGGATGTAATATAATTCCAATTACTGATAATTTTACATGGCCACTAGCTGAGTCTTTACCAGAAGATTTGAGGTCAATAACAACCTACAATGCAGTTAA ttggattcatgattATCAAGAGGCATGTATTGATAAAGTGGAAAAATTTATGATTAAACCAATAACTTCAACCCCTCTACCATGTAGtcaaattaaaccatttgaaaaataa